A genomic stretch from Colwellia sp. Arc7-635 includes:
- the ilvG gene encoding acetolactate synthase 2 catalytic subunit, with translation MTTDKKLTGGGLLFNVLEQHGVEHVFGYPGGAIMPIYDALYDSDVEHFLCRHEQGAAFSAVGYARASGKVGVCLATSGPGATNLITGLADALADSIPVVAITGQVATASMGSDAFQEIDIFGLSLACTKHSFQVTDINDLAQVLHEAFAIALEGRQGPVLVDIPKDIQLAEVNGCLDDLVNLENKVKLPPANVGSAIALLNQAKQPILYVGGGVGMANAIDELRSFAEITGVPSVSTLKGLGAVNPEDENYLGMLGMHGTKAANLAVQECDLLIAVGARFDDRVTGKLNEFAPHAKVIHFDIDTAEINKRRVADAAILGDLKVNLPALAIPLSIGPWQEKCQGMKTDFAWDYNHPGETIFAPAVLKEISDNMPKNTCVTTDVGQHQMWAAQHMLFDDPSNFLTSGGMGTMGFGVPAAVGAQVSRPTDCVIAVSGDGSFMMNVQELSTIKRFQLPVKIVLIDNAKLGMVRQWQDLFFNGRLSETDLADNPDFVMLANAFDIKAKLITNKSEVSAAIEEMLEHDGPYLLQVKIDAQDNVWPLVPPNTANDKMMEST, from the coding sequence ATGACAACTGATAAAAAATTAACCGGCGGCGGCTTATTATTTAACGTGCTAGAGCAGCATGGCGTTGAACATGTTTTTGGCTACCCAGGTGGGGCAATAATGCCAATCTACGATGCGTTATACGATAGTGATGTTGAACACTTTTTATGTCGCCATGAGCAAGGTGCTGCTTTTTCTGCTGTAGGTTACGCCAGAGCATCGGGTAAAGTAGGTGTTTGTTTAGCAACATCAGGGCCAGGTGCAACTAATTTGATCACAGGCCTTGCTGATGCGTTAGCTGACTCTATTCCTGTTGTTGCTATAACAGGACAAGTAGCGACTGCGTCGATGGGCTCTGATGCTTTCCAAGAAATAGACATTTTTGGTTTATCGCTGGCGTGTACTAAACACTCTTTTCAAGTGACTGATATTAATGATTTAGCTCAAGTTTTACATGAAGCCTTTGCCATTGCGCTTGAAGGTAGGCAAGGACCGGTACTAGTTGATATTCCTAAAGATATTCAACTAGCAGAAGTCAACGGTTGCTTAGATGATTTAGTTAATCTAGAGAATAAAGTGAAGCTGCCACCGGCTAATGTTGGTAGTGCCATTGCATTACTTAATCAAGCGAAACAGCCAATTTTATATGTTGGTGGTGGTGTTGGTATGGCTAATGCCATTGATGAATTAAGATCTTTTGCTGAAATCACAGGTGTGCCGAGTGTGTCTACCCTTAAAGGCTTGGGCGCAGTGAACCCCGAAGATGAAAATTATTTAGGCATGCTTGGTATGCACGGTACTAAAGCAGCAAACTTAGCGGTACAAGAGTGTGATTTATTAATTGCAGTCGGTGCGCGTTTTGATGACCGAGTGACCGGCAAACTAAATGAATTTGCTCCACACGCAAAAGTCATTCACTTTGATATTGATACTGCAGAAATAAATAAACGCCGCGTTGCTGACGCTGCAATATTAGGTGATTTAAAGGTTAATTTACCGGCTTTAGCTATCCCATTATCTATCGGGCCGTGGCAAGAAAAATGTCAGGGCATGAAAACGGATTTTGCATGGGATTATAACCATCCAGGCGAGACCATTTTTGCCCCCGCAGTATTAAAAGAAATTAGCGATAATATGCCAAAAAATACCTGCGTAACAACTGATGTTGGTCAGCATCAAATGTGGGCTGCACAGCATATGTTATTTGATGATCCAAGCAACTTTTTAACCAGTGGTGGCATGGGGACTATGGGCTTTGGTGTGCCGGCGGCTGTTGGCGCACAAGTGAGCCGCCCAACCGACTGCGTTATTGCAGTCTCGGGGGATGGTTCATTTATGATGAACGTGCAAGAGCTTTCAACGATTAAGCGCTTTCAATTACCCGTAAAAATAGTCCTTATTGATAACGCTAAGCTTGGCATGGTGCGTCAATGGCAAGACCTGTTTTTTAATGGGCGCTTAAGTGAGACCGACTTAGCTGATAACCCTGATTTTGTCATGTTAGCGAATGCTTTTGATATTAAAGCAAAATTAATTACTAATAAGTCGGAAGTTAGTGCTGCCATTGAAGAAATGCTTGAACATGATGGACCTTACCTACTACAAGTTAAAATTGATGCACAAGACAATGTTTGGCCACTAGTGCCACCGAATACCGCGAACGATAAAATGATGGAGAGCACTTAA
- a CDS encoding GGDEF domain-containing protein, which yields MSNVEQHLMSLSSAEKLLYLQSISTDFSAASIIEQAKYQHELGMVLEENKQLTSALKAFSKSIDILSPVTDSTRTMLVKSLLERSYVNYLINFEVDSYCPDRKLAVAVAEGIIDVDVKIRALVQYAFCFKEKKMQLSEGLALLDDALALAQENQLPANTLGMIYNASGNLYRNHQLYDQASEYLSNAYEQWASVNDYQDMFNMLHGLVATSIERLELSQAQQHVDEMFQLAKQQPAFEDFIFFAYYNAGLLANANKQWLKAVSSFEKAQQLQNNTPETFFIKQSYQQLILLYLRNNDPEKILLAYEELNRLFPDYVIEHAGVLAAIAYAHGDHTETSKQFLLQLDHEVAERRLFLKHTIHVNTLLNRQNTSELDKKLLNQTIEIQQLQLANQQAAQKRSAQLLVVSAIVLTLMLVLIRHLFRNRRKFQKLARTDVLTEIANRRYILEKGEVLFKQAKLKSERLAVLLFDIDNFKLVNDGQGHHVGDQVINFIVNQTRSCLTKECEFGRLGGDEFIIIAKGLSINSAKALAEEIRVKVEQNAKAFFIDFSVSISIGVVSTEGFENLASAIAEADTMLYEAKGLGRNLVVCQN from the coding sequence ATGTCGAATGTTGAACAGCATTTAATGTCGTTATCTAGCGCAGAAAAACTACTATATTTACAGTCAATAAGTACAGACTTCTCTGCTGCTTCGATTATTGAGCAAGCAAAATATCAGCATGAGTTAGGGATGGTTTTGGAGGAAAATAAGCAGTTAACTTCTGCTTTAAAGGCCTTTAGCAAATCAATTGATATATTATCTCCAGTCACTGATTCAACACGTACCATGCTGGTCAAAAGCTTACTTGAACGCTCTTATGTAAATTACCTAATTAACTTTGAAGTAGACTCTTATTGCCCTGATCGAAAATTAGCTGTTGCGGTGGCTGAGGGGATTATTGATGTTGATGTGAAAATCAGAGCATTAGTACAATATGCCTTTTGTTTTAAAGAAAAAAAAATGCAACTGTCAGAAGGCCTTGCTTTACTCGATGATGCTTTAGCTTTAGCACAAGAAAACCAGTTGCCTGCTAACACTCTTGGGATGATCTATAACGCCTCAGGTAATCTTTATCGTAATCATCAGCTTTATGATCAAGCCAGTGAATATCTCTCTAATGCTTATGAACAATGGGCAAGTGTGAATGACTATCAAGACATGTTTAATATGTTACATGGTCTAGTGGCAACATCGATAGAGCGTTTAGAACTATCACAAGCGCAACAACACGTTGATGAAATGTTTCAGTTAGCTAAGCAACAACCTGCGTTTGAAGATTTTATCTTTTTTGCTTATTACAATGCGGGTTTATTAGCTAATGCCAATAAGCAATGGTTGAAAGCCGTCAGTTCTTTTGAAAAAGCACAACAGCTGCAAAATAACACCCCAGAGACATTTTTTATTAAGCAAAGTTATCAGCAGTTAATATTGCTCTATCTAAGAAATAATGATCCCGAAAAAATCTTGCTGGCTTACGAGGAACTCAATCGTCTTTTTCCTGATTATGTTATTGAACATGCCGGTGTACTCGCTGCCATAGCCTATGCTCATGGCGATCATACCGAAACAAGTAAGCAGTTTTTACTGCAGCTAGATCATGAAGTAGCAGAGCGACGCTTATTTTTGAAACATACCATACATGTGAATACCTTATTAAATCGTCAAAACACCAGTGAATTAGATAAAAAATTATTGAACCAAACTATTGAAATTCAACAGTTGCAGTTAGCAAACCAACAAGCAGCTCAAAAGCGAAGCGCTCAACTTTTAGTGGTTAGCGCAATTGTGTTAACCCTGATGTTGGTGCTTATTAGACATTTATTTAGAAATAGGCGTAAATTTCAAAAATTAGCACGTACGGATGTCTTAACGGAAATTGCTAATCGACGATATATTCTAGAAAAGGGCGAGGTGTTATTCAAACAAGCGAAGCTTAAATCAGAGCGTTTAGCCGTATTACTCTTCGATATTGACAATTTTAAGCTAGTTAATGACGGGCAAGGGCACCATGTTGGTGATCAAGTCATCAACTTTATTGTTAATCAAACACGAAGTTGCTTAACTAAAGAATGCGAGTTTGGCCGTTTGGGCGGAGATGAATTTATTATTATTGCTAAAGGCTTGTCGATTAATTCGGCAAAAGCTCTTGCTGAAGAAATAAGAGTTAAAGTGGAACAAAATGCTAAAGCATTTTTTATTGATTTTTCAGTCAGCATTAGTATTGGGGTAGTAAGCACTGAAGGCTTTGAAAATTTAGCTTCGGCTATTGCAGAGGCCGATACTATGCTTTATGAAGCGAAAGGCTTAGGTCGTAATTTAGTGGTTTGTCAAAACTAA
- the ilvM gene encoding acetolactate synthase 2 small subunit, with protein sequence MNNYQLMIKADDKQVVLERILQVARYRGFLISGINARVNTGTSIGTIELLVRSERPIELLVDQINKLIDIKEVTVDNSASQQCNA encoded by the coding sequence ATGAATAACTATCAATTAATGATCAAAGCGGACGATAAGCAGGTGGTACTTGAGCGCATTCTACAAGTGGCTCGTTATCGTGGCTTTTTAATCAGCGGTATAAACGCGAGAGTGAATACAGGTACGAGTATCGGCACGATAGAATTATTGGTCAGAAGTGAGCGCCCGATTGAACTTTTAGTCGATCAAATTAATAAACTGATCGACATCAAAGAAGTCACGGTAGACAATAGCGCATCACAGCAGTGCAACGCATAA
- the ilvA gene encoding threonine ammonia-lyase, biosynthetic, whose protein sequence is MTEAEQQALVLAKATQEQALDYLRRILLAPVYDVAIESDLTPLTKLSARLGNQIFLKREDQQPVHSFKLRGAYNKLINLSEQQCLHGVMAASAGNHAQGLALAAHKLGIKATIVMPITTPDIKVDNVRRYGAEVRLVGKSFNEAQQASVEYANAEHKTLIHPFDDPDVIAGQGTVAKELLQQRPNIDVVFVPVGGGGLLAGIAVYLKQLQPNIKVIGVEAEDSACLKAALSAGKPVDLAQVGLFADGVAVKRIGEHTFDLIKHYCDEVITVSTDEICASIKDIFEQTRVISEPAGALSLAGLQKYCQTSQGDESLVAILSGANMNFHTLRYISERCELGEQKEAVYAVKIPEEKGSFRKFCHALSGRVITEFNYRYADKNEMSSSAKANIFVGVRLGGEANDREQLTESLQQQNYELTDFTENELAKLHVRYMIGGKNELSAQERIFRFQFPEYPGALEKFLDTLGEHWNITLFHYRNHGAAFGQVLAGFEVKPAQEKDFFSHLEALGYEWQEETANKAYQTFLT, encoded by the coding sequence ATGACTGAAGCTGAACAGCAAGCCTTAGTGCTTGCTAAAGCAACGCAAGAACAAGCACTTGATTACTTGCGAAGAATACTATTAGCACCGGTTTATGATGTTGCCATTGAATCAGACTTAACGCCTTTAACTAAATTATCTGCTCGTTTAGGTAATCAAATATTCCTTAAACGCGAAGACCAGCAACCCGTGCATTCTTTTAAATTGCGCGGCGCTTACAATAAATTAATTAACTTGTCAGAGCAGCAATGTTTACATGGCGTCATGGCCGCCTCAGCGGGTAATCATGCGCAAGGGTTGGCATTGGCAGCACATAAGCTAGGTATCAAAGCCACGATAGTTATGCCAATCACCACGCCCGATATAAAAGTAGATAACGTCAGACGTTATGGTGCAGAAGTGCGCTTAGTGGGTAAAAGCTTTAATGAAGCGCAGCAAGCTTCTGTGGAATACGCTAACGCTGAACATAAAACCTTGATTCATCCTTTTGATGACCCTGATGTTATTGCGGGTCAAGGCACCGTAGCTAAAGAACTATTACAGCAGCGCCCTAATATTGATGTGGTTTTTGTGCCTGTTGGTGGCGGTGGTCTATTGGCCGGTATAGCGGTGTATTTAAAGCAACTACAGCCAAATATTAAGGTTATCGGCGTTGAAGCTGAAGATTCTGCTTGTTTAAAAGCAGCATTAAGCGCAGGAAAACCAGTTGATTTAGCACAAGTGGGATTATTTGCTGACGGCGTGGCGGTTAAGCGTATTGGTGAACACACGTTTGATTTGATCAAACACTATTGTGATGAAGTTATCACCGTATCTACTGATGAAATTTGTGCGTCGATAAAAGATATTTTTGAGCAAACTCGGGTGATTTCTGAACCTGCCGGGGCACTATCACTAGCAGGGCTACAAAAGTATTGTCAGACTAGTCAAGGTGATGAGTCATTGGTTGCTATTCTTTCTGGCGCGAATATGAACTTTCATACCTTACGTTATATTTCTGAGCGTTGTGAGTTAGGCGAACAAAAAGAAGCGGTTTACGCGGTTAAAATTCCAGAAGAAAAAGGCAGCTTTAGAAAGTTTTGTCATGCTCTTTCGGGTCGAGTGATCACCGAATTTAATTACCGCTATGCTGATAAAAATGAGATGTCATCATCAGCGAAAGCTAACATTTTTGTTGGCGTTCGACTCGGTGGTGAAGCTAATGATCGAGAGCAGTTAACCGAAAGTTTGCAACAGCAGAATTATGAGTTAACTGATTTTACCGAAAATGAATTGGCAAAGCTGCACGTTAGATACATGATCGGCGGTAAAAACGAATTATCAGCACAGGAACGTATTTTTCGCTTTCAATTTCCAGAATACCCAGGCGCATTGGAAAAGTTTTTAGATACCCTTGGTGAACATTGGAATATTACTTTATTTCATTATCGAAACCATGGTGCTGCGTTTGGCCAAGTGTTAGCTGGCTTTGAAGTCAAACCAGCGCAGGAAAAGGATTTTTTCAGCCATCTCGAAGCTTTAGGCTATGAGTGGCAAGAAGAAACGGCTAATAAGGCTTATCAAACCTTCCTGACCTAA
- a CDS encoding branched-chain amino acid transaminase, whose amino-acid sequence MAKVNAELIWFNGELMPWQNATVHVMSHALHYGSSVFEGIRAYNTHKGTCIFRLEEHIKRLFESAKIYRMNIPFTEAEVVQACKDAVAKNNLKSAYLRPLAFLGDIGMGLRPPIDAVADVMIAAFSWEAYLGADAIENGVEVGVSSWNRLAPNTMPTAAKAGGNYLSSQLISTEAARHGYAEGVALDINNMVSEGAGQNLFLIRKGVLYTPPGTASILQGLTRDTVFFLAKQLGYEVREEPISRESLYLADEFFMCGTATEVVPVKSVDGIVVGTGSRGPITEAIQGAFFGIFDGTTTVPEGWLDPVL is encoded by the coding sequence ATGGCTAAAGTTAATGCAGAACTAATTTGGTTTAACGGTGAACTCATGCCGTGGCAGAACGCTACAGTACACGTAATGAGTCACGCGCTACATTATGGTTCTTCAGTATTTGAAGGTATCCGTGCTTACAATACCCATAAAGGTACATGTATTTTCCGTTTAGAAGAGCACATTAAGCGCTTATTTGAATCGGCAAAAATATATCGTATGAACATTCCTTTTACCGAAGCTGAAGTGGTTCAAGCGTGTAAAGATGCGGTAGCAAAAAATAATTTAAAATCAGCCTATTTACGTCCATTGGCATTTTTAGGTGATATTGGAATGGGACTTCGTCCACCAATCGATGCAGTAGCCGATGTGATGATCGCAGCATTTAGCTGGGAAGCATATTTAGGTGCTGATGCTATTGAAAACGGCGTTGAAGTCGGTGTATCGAGCTGGAACAGACTTGCTCCAAACACCATGCCAACAGCAGCAAAAGCTGGTGGTAACTACTTGTCTTCACAACTAATTTCTACTGAAGCCGCTCGTCATGGCTATGCAGAAGGTGTGGCTTTAGATATTAATAATATGGTGAGTGAAGGCGCTGGTCAGAACTTATTTTTAATTCGTAAAGGTGTACTTTATACGCCACCAGGTACCGCTTCAATTCTCCAAGGTTTGACTCGTGATACTGTGTTCTTCCTTGCTAAGCAATTAGGTTACGAAGTACGTGAAGAGCCAATTTCTCGCGAATCTTTATACCTAGCCGACGAGTTTTTCATGTGTGGTACCGCGACGGAAGTTGTTCCGGTGAAATCGGTAGACGGCATTGTCGTTGGTACGGGTTCTCGTGGCCCGATTACTGAAGCTATTCAAGGTGCCTTTTTTGGTATTTTTGATGGTACTACTACTGTACCAGAAGGTTGGTTAGACCCAGTTTTATAG
- the ilvC gene encoding ketol-acid reductoisomerase, producing MGNYFNTLSLREKLAQLGKCRFMQREEFSDGCNFIKDWNIVIVGCGAQGLNQGLNMRDSGLNISYALRDAAIAEKRQSYQWATENGFTVGNYQELIPQADLVLNLTPDKQHTSAVTAVMPLMKKGATLSYSHGFNIVEEGMQIRPDITVVMVAPKCPGTEVREEYKRGFGVPTLIAVHPENDPQGNGLAIAKAYASATGGDRAGVLESSFIAEVKSDLMGEQTILCGMLQTAAVLGHKQLIAQGMDAAYARKLLQYGIETTTEGLKHGGITNMMDRLSNPAKVKAFDMAEELKVILRPLFEKHMDDIIEGHFSSTMMADWANDDENLLKWRAETAETSFELAVDCPTDISEQEYYDKGIFIVAMIKAGVELAFESMVAAGIIEESAYYESLHETPLIANCIARNKLYEMNVVISDTAEYGNYLFTHAAVPLLTDYANNLTLEQLGEGLSSTDNGVDNVRLIAVNEAIRGHQVEVVGKKLRGYMTDMKRIVEANS from the coding sequence ATGGGTAACTATTTCAATACTTTAAGTTTACGTGAAAAATTAGCGCAATTAGGCAAATGTCGCTTTATGCAACGCGAAGAATTCAGTGATGGTTGTAATTTCATTAAAGATTGGAATATCGTTATTGTCGGTTGTGGCGCTCAAGGCCTTAACCAAGGCTTAAATATGCGCGATTCTGGTTTGAATATTTCCTATGCTTTACGTGACGCTGCCATTGCAGAAAAACGCCAATCTTACCAATGGGCCACAGAAAATGGTTTCACTGTTGGCAATTACCAAGAATTAATCCCACAAGCTGATTTAGTGTTGAACCTAACTCCAGACAAACAGCATACTTCGGCGGTTACCGCGGTAATGCCATTGATGAAAAAAGGCGCAACGTTATCTTATTCGCACGGCTTTAATATTGTTGAAGAAGGCATGCAAATTCGTCCTGATATTACTGTTGTTATGGTCGCTCCTAAGTGTCCTGGTACGGAAGTACGTGAAGAATACAAACGTGGTTTTGGCGTGCCAACACTGATTGCTGTACATCCTGAAAACGACCCACAAGGTAATGGGTTAGCCATCGCTAAAGCTTATGCTTCAGCTACCGGTGGTGATCGAGCCGGTGTTTTAGAGTCATCGTTTATCGCTGAAGTTAAATCTGATTTGATGGGCGAACAAACGATTCTTTGTGGCATGTTGCAAACAGCCGCAGTATTAGGCCACAAACAGCTAATTGCACAAGGTATGGATGCAGCGTACGCACGTAAATTATTACAATACGGCATTGAAACCACCACCGAAGGCTTAAAGCATGGTGGCATTACCAACATGATGGATCGACTTTCAAATCCAGCAAAAGTAAAAGCGTTTGATATGGCTGAAGAGCTAAAAGTCATCTTACGTCCATTATTTGAAAAGCATATGGACGATATCATTGAAGGCCATTTTTCTTCAACGATGATGGCAGATTGGGCTAATGACGACGAAAACCTACTGAAATGGCGTGCAGAAACGGCAGAAACATCATTTGAATTAGCCGTAGATTGCCCAACTGATATCAGTGAGCAAGAATACTACGACAAAGGTATATTCATTGTTGCTATGATTAAAGCCGGTGTAGAACTCGCTTTTGAATCTATGGTTGCTGCAGGCATCATTGAAGAGTCGGCTTATTATGAGTCGCTACATGAAACACCGTTGATTGCTAACTGTATCGCCCGTAATAAGCTTTATGAAATGAACGTGGTAATCTCTGACACGGCTGAATATGGTAATTATTTATTCACGCATGCAGCAGTACCTTTACTTACCGATTACGCTAACAATCTGACATTAGAACAATTAGGTGAAGGTCTGTCATCAACTGATAACGGTGTTGATAATGTCCGTTTAATCGCGGTGAATGAAGCCATTCGTGGTCATCAAGTAGAAGTTGTGGGTAAGAAATTACGCGGTTACATGACGGATATGAAACGTATTGTTGAAGCTAACAGCTAA
- a CDS encoding YifB family Mg chelatase-like AAA ATPase translates to MALACVFSRARVGLESPLVTVEVHLANGLPAFNIVGLPETSVREAKDRVRSAIINCGYEFPAKRITVNLAPADLPKEGGRFDLPIAIGILVAAAQLPETDLSQYEFAGELALSGELRAIIGEIPMAMACQQSGRTLIIPSDNAEQASWVPQVKILSLSHLSQLFPHFLRQKSLPLIATKTIQEYETKSEHDIADVVGQPLAKRALEIAASGGHNLLFIGPPGTGKTMLASRLPGILPPMTEQEALSSAAIQSICHKDINPESWLTRPFRAPHHTASSAALVGGGSHPQPGEISLAHNGVLFLDELPEFERKVLDVLREPMESGEVTISRALLKQTFPAQFQLVAAMNPSPTGFYNDKRSTPEQVLRYLNRLSGPFLDRIDIQIEVTRLPRGMWANDTGKGESSRTIQKRVSICHQRQISRQGKANAQLGSAEVRSFCQLSADDNEFLELAIEKLNLSTRAHHKILKIARTLADMEAVEHIERKHLIEALSYRAMDRILRHLTDAI, encoded by the coding sequence ATGGCCTTAGCCTGTGTTTTCAGCCGAGCTCGTGTCGGGCTCGAATCCCCGTTAGTGACAGTAGAAGTGCATTTAGCCAATGGCTTACCCGCATTTAATATTGTTGGCTTACCTGAAACTTCGGTTCGAGAAGCAAAAGATCGTGTGCGGAGCGCAATTATCAATTGCGGTTACGAATTCCCAGCCAAACGTATCACTGTAAATTTAGCACCAGCAGATTTACCGAAAGAAGGCGGTCGCTTCGATCTGCCCATCGCTATCGGCATTCTTGTCGCCGCGGCACAACTACCAGAAACGGATTTAAGCCAATATGAATTTGCCGGAGAGCTTGCTTTATCAGGCGAGTTACGAGCAATTATTGGCGAAATCCCCATGGCTATGGCTTGTCAACAAAGTGGCCGTACATTGATTATTCCAAGTGACAACGCCGAACAAGCAAGTTGGGTACCGCAAGTAAAAATATTGAGTTTGTCTCATTTAAGTCAATTATTTCCCCATTTTTTAAGGCAAAAAAGTTTACCGCTTATTGCCACCAAAACCATACAGGAGTACGAAACCAAAAGTGAGCACGATATTGCCGATGTCGTTGGACAGCCGTTAGCGAAAAGAGCATTAGAAATTGCCGCTAGCGGTGGCCATAATCTTTTATTTATTGGCCCGCCAGGCACAGGGAAAACTATGCTCGCCAGTCGACTACCCGGTATTTTACCGCCCATGACCGAGCAAGAAGCGTTATCAAGTGCTGCAATTCAGTCTATTTGCCATAAAGATATCAACCCTGAATCATGGCTAACAAGACCTTTTCGTGCTCCACATCATACCGCATCATCGGCAGCGCTAGTCGGTGGCGGTAGTCATCCGCAACCCGGTGAAATTTCATTGGCCCATAACGGCGTACTTTTTCTTGATGAATTACCAGAGTTTGAACGTAAAGTGCTCGACGTACTACGTGAACCCATGGAATCTGGTGAGGTGACGATTTCGCGTGCTCTGCTCAAACAAACATTCCCTGCACAATTTCAACTTGTCGCTGCCATGAACCCCAGCCCAACAGGGTTTTACAATGACAAACGTAGTACACCAGAGCAAGTATTACGTTATCTTAACCGTCTTTCCGGGCCTTTTCTTGATCGTATTGATATTCAAATTGAAGTAACACGATTGCCAAGAGGTATGTGGGCTAATGACACCGGCAAAGGGGAGTCTAGCCGTACCATTCAAAAACGGGTTAGTATTTGCCACCAAAGGCAAATATCACGTCAAGGTAAAGCGAATGCTCAGCTGGGTAGTGCTGAAGTTAGAAGCTTCTGCCAACTGTCAGCTGATGATAATGAATTTTTAGAACTCGCGATTGAAAAGCTTAATTTATCGACCAGAGCACATCATAAAATACTTAAAATAGCCAGAACACTTGCTGACATGGAGGCCGTTGAGCATATTGAGCGTAAGCATTTAATCGAGGCTTTATCCTATCGAGCCATGGATAGAATATTACGCCATTTGACTGACGCGATATAA
- the ilvY gene encoding HTH-type transcriptional activator IlvY: MELKSLRMFVDLAKSLHFGKTAELHHVSPSTLSRVIQRLELEVGDSLLHRDNRTVVLSEAGKQFYQFAQQQLEQWQLLKLSLSQKQADLQGKLHIFCSVTAAYSHLPPLLERFRQQHPMVEIMLTTGDAADALEQVEKQAVDFAIAARPEQLSRIFTFHHLAEIPLAVIAPTMVCRVQQQIQQDFLWSDVPIILPEHGPARKRFEYWYRKKQQGKANIYATVSGHEALVSMVALGCGVGIVPRVVVENSPVKDRVQYLENAGEIAPFDLGVCCLNQRKEQPLIQAFFDAIK, from the coding sequence GTGGAATTAAAGTCTTTGCGTATGTTTGTCGATTTAGCGAAATCATTGCACTTTGGTAAAACTGCTGAGCTACATCATGTCAGCCCTTCAACGTTAAGCCGTGTTATTCAGCGTCTAGAGCTTGAAGTTGGTGATTCGTTATTGCACCGAGACAATAGAACCGTGGTGTTAAGTGAGGCGGGTAAGCAATTTTATCAGTTTGCTCAGCAGCAGCTAGAACAATGGCAATTACTGAAACTTTCATTGAGCCAAAAGCAAGCTGACCTTCAAGGTAAGCTACATATTTTTTGTTCTGTGACGGCAGCTTATAGTCATTTGCCGCCATTGCTAGAGCGCTTTCGTCAGCAACATCCGATGGTCGAAATTATGTTAACGACCGGCGATGCGGCGGATGCGTTAGAGCAAGTTGAAAAGCAAGCGGTTGATTTTGCTATTGCCGCCAGACCAGAGCAATTATCGAGGATCTTTACTTTTCATCACCTCGCTGAGATCCCGTTAGCGGTTATCGCGCCGACCATGGTTTGTCGAGTTCAGCAACAAATCCAACAAGACTTTCTTTGGTCTGATGTGCCGATCATTTTGCCGGAGCATGGTCCTGCAAGAAAACGTTTCGAGTACTGGTATCGTAAAAAACAACAAGGTAAAGCCAATATTTATGCGACGGTTTCGGGTCACGAAGCACTGGTTAGTATGGTGGCTTTAGGTTGTGGCGTTGGTATCGTACCGCGCGTAGTTGTTGAAAACAGCCCAGTGAAAGACCGCGTGCAATATTTAGAAAACGCCGGAGAAATAGCGCCTTTTGATCTCGGTGTTTGCTGCTTGAACCAGCGAAAAGAACAGCCATTAATTCAAGCATTTTTCGATGCAATTAAATAA
- a CDS encoding pyrimidine/purine nucleoside phosphorylase has product MKEFNNVTISAVANIYFDGQVTSRKVTFADASVKTLGIMMPGEYTFSTVEEELMEIQQGNVSVLLPNSDTWQTFTANQAFEVPANSSFKIKVITLADYCCSYITQ; this is encoded by the coding sequence ATGAAAGAATTTAACAATGTTACGATTTCAGCAGTAGCAAATATTTATTTCGATGGCCAAGTAACGAGCAGAAAAGTGACCTTTGCCGATGCCTCTGTAAAAACTTTAGGTATTATGATGCCCGGAGAATACACTTTTTCAACAGTTGAAGAGGAATTGATGGAAATTCAACAAGGTAATGTCAGTGTATTATTACCTAATAGTGACACTTGGCAAACATTCACAGCCAATCAAGCATTTGAGGTTCCTGCTAACTCATCCTTTAAGATTAAAGTTATTACCTTAGCCGATTACTGCTGTTCATATATCACTCAGTAA